The following proteins are encoded in a genomic region of Ornithinibacillus sp. 4-3:
- a CDS encoding DUF1541 domain-containing protein, with the protein MKKWVSLGIIYVIAVFTAFGIITGQNPFASKGMEHNEHGHEGMNHSAEEMSSSGEIPIGLKEAVDPTFEIGSEVIINADHMPGMDGAVAKISGAFDTTVYTVSYTTDDGQEIENHKWVIHEELENPQAAPLESGTEVILNTDHMEGMYGANAEIESAEETTVYMIDFETTDTGEDVQYHKWVTEEELLPVE; encoded by the coding sequence ATTAAAAAATGGGTTTCCTTAGGGATCATCTATGTAATAGCAGTTTTTACGGCATTCGGTATTATTACAGGACAGAATCCCTTTGCCAGTAAAGGAATGGAACATAATGAACACGGACATGAAGGGATGAATCATTCAGCTGAAGAAATGTCCAGTTCTGGAGAAATCCCTATAGGTCTTAAAGAAGCAGTAGACCCGACATTTGAAATTGGCAGTGAAGTAATAATTAACGCTGACCACATGCCTGGAATGGATGGTGCTGTTGCGAAAATCTCCGGTGCATTTGATACGACTGTTTATACAGTATCTTATACTACAGATGATGGACAAGAAATCGAGAATCATAAGTGGGTGATTCATGAAGAATTGGAAAATCCACAGGCTGCACCACTAGAATCTGGTACAGAAGTTATATTGAATACAGATCATATGGAAGGGATGTACGGTGCTAATGCAGAAATCGAATCAGCTGAAGAAACCACTGTCTATATGATTGATTTTGAAACAACAGATACTGGAGAAGATGTCCAATACCATAAATGGGTAACAGAGGAAGAATTATTGCCTGTAGAGTAA
- a CDS encoding glutaredoxin family protein yields MAKYNLEIFTRPTCSDCQDLKNFLEEHQIPHKQYDLAKQPEKEKELKKITGNRIVPGIVFSQSSMLGLRKKAKSMTGFEQNKEEIKKLLEIS; encoded by the coding sequence ATGGCTAAATATAATTTAGAAATCTTTACAAGACCAACTTGTTCAGATTGTCAGGACTTGAAAAACTTTTTGGAAGAACATCAAATTCCACATAAACAGTATGATTTAGCAAAGCAACCTGAGAAAGAAAAAGAGTTGAAAAAGATAACGGGCAATCGAATCGTTCCTGGCATCGTTTTTTCTCAATCTTCTATGTTAGGTTTAAGGAAAAAAGCTAAAAGTATGACAGGATTTGAGCAAAATAAAGAAGAAATAAAAAAGCTGTTAGAAATTAGCTAA
- a CDS encoding nitrite reductase gives MDKKIKITVNGGIGFGSKLNAKQLLTISKYMDENEELELTTFQQLYIEIPENNKDEIIKEFEKAGLSCYPVGNYIKSLRTCNFCKGEEREGMPVAKELNKRFAGKQVPFTLKMAYTGCPIGCGEPMVSDIGVMKFKDQYNLYVGGKGKGFDAEVGTLLKENLDPKDLYEIIEIIIDSYAQLGKKRETFFKFWRRIGKEQLVNI, from the coding sequence ATGGATAAGAAGATAAAAATCACTGTCAATGGAGGTATCGGATTTGGATCAAAATTAAATGCCAAACAGCTACTGACCATTTCCAAGTATATGGATGAGAACGAAGAGCTGGAATTAACCACATTTCAACAGCTTTATATAGAAATACCAGAAAACAATAAAGATGAAATTATAAAGGAATTTGAAAAGGCTGGATTGTCTTGTTATCCGGTAGGAAATTATATCAAGAGCTTGAGAACATGTAACTTCTGCAAAGGAGAAGAAAGAGAAGGAATGCCTGTAGCAAAAGAACTCAATAAGCGATTTGCCGGCAAACAGGTTCCTTTTACATTAAAGATGGCTTATACAGGCTGTCCAATTGGATGTGGAGAACCAATGGTGAGTGATATAGGCGTTATGAAGTTTAAAGATCAGTACAATTTATATGTAGGTGGAAAAGGCAAAGGATTTGATGCAGAAGTTGGTACACTTCTGAAAGAGAACTTAGATCCGAAAGATTTATACGAAATCATAGAGATCATTATTGATAGCTATGCACAGCTAGGCAAGAAAAGAGAAACATTCTTTAAATTTTGGAGAAGAATTGGGAAAGAACAATTGGTGAATATATAA
- a CDS encoding MFS transporter, producing MSTHTNTISQPDPKRWKALFLLCFANFLVIMDASIIQIALPSIKEALGYTQESLQWVMSAFLLFFGGFLLLGGRLADLFGNRRIFNLGVVILAISSLFAGLAWSEMILNISRAVQGMGSALIAPAALSMVMQLFSFSNKEKGKALAFWGLSGAAGGAFGIVLGGVLTGFFSWRWPLLIYVPLSALVLILSPMLLRKSDRIVKGNIDYIGAVLVTASLMLIVYGIVTAEHSGWQSSNTIISLIVGVVLFLIFLLVESKTKEALLPLNIFKTPHLGIGNIGVFFVQAAWFPLMYMVILYLQQVLQFSPSAGAMAVLPVPIFMAFFMVVVAEKVLAKFGMKMTMILGFIILGAGNILFSQLATVDGTYVISVLFPSFFAALGNALAYLAATTASVSEVESEKSGVASGLYNTNFQIGSAIGLAIMVAIAGTTTNSSNATSAVTALNEGFQQAFFWSGIVAFIGAILALLFMRSKK from the coding sequence ATGTCTACACATACAAATACCATTTCACAACCAGATCCTAAACGATGGAAGGCACTGTTTCTGCTATGTTTTGCAAACTTTCTTGTAATAATGGATGCATCTATTATTCAGATAGCATTACCTTCTATTAAGGAAGCGCTTGGTTATACGCAAGAGAGCTTGCAATGGGTGATGAGTGCTTTTCTTCTTTTCTTTGGAGGGTTTCTTTTATTAGGGGGAAGATTAGCAGATTTATTTGGTAATCGACGTATATTTAATTTAGGAGTTGTCATTTTAGCTATTTCATCTTTATTTGCGGGTTTAGCCTGGAGTGAAATGATTCTGAATATATCCCGTGCGGTTCAAGGTATGGGATCCGCATTAATTGCTCCTGCAGCACTCTCTATGGTTATGCAACTGTTTTCTTTTAGTAATAAAGAAAAGGGGAAAGCACTTGCCTTTTGGGGGTTATCTGGTGCAGCTGGTGGAGCATTTGGAATTGTTTTAGGAGGAGTGCTTACAGGATTCTTTAGCTGGCGCTGGCCGTTGCTTATTTATGTTCCACTTAGTGCTCTTGTTCTTATTTTAAGCCCAATGCTTTTACGAAAATCTGATCGTATAGTTAAGGGAAATATTGATTATATTGGAGCAGTTTTAGTTACTGCATCCCTTATGTTGATTGTATATGGCATTGTAACAGCAGAACACAGTGGGTGGCAGTCATCGAATACAATTATTTCTCTTATCGTTGGTGTAGTCTTGTTTCTCATCTTCTTATTAGTTGAATCGAAAACGAAAGAAGCTCTATTACCTTTAAATATATTTAAAACACCTCATTTAGGTATTGGGAATATAGGTGTCTTTTTCGTTCAGGCAGCATGGTTCCCATTGATGTATATGGTTATTCTTTATTTACAGCAAGTTTTACAATTTTCTCCATCTGCTGGAGCAATGGCCGTATTACCTGTACCTATATTTATGGCATTTTTCATGGTGGTAGTAGCAGAAAAAGTACTGGCTAAATTCGGGATGAAAATGACAATGATTCTTGGATTTATTATCCTTGGTGCAGGAAATATTTTATTCTCACAATTAGCTACTGTAGATGGAACCTATGTAATAAGTGTATTATTTCCTTCGTTTTTTGCAGCACTTGGTAACGCACTGGCTTATTTAGCAGCTACAACTGCTTCTGTATCAGAAGTCGAATCGGAAAAATCAGGAGTAGCCTCCGGTCTATACAATACTAATTTTCAAATTGGTTCTGCAATCGGTCTTGCAATTATGGTTGCTATCGCTGGTACAACTACAAATTCCAGTAATGCTACTTCTGCAGTGACGGCACTGAATGAAGGATTTCAGCAAGCCTTCTTCTGGTCAGGAATTGTGGCATTTATTGGAGCAATACTAGCTCTGTTGTTTATGCGTTCTAAAAAGTAG
- a CDS encoding PadR family transcriptional regulator codes for MSTTSQMLKGLLDGSLLALIAKGETYGYEITEKLKEHHFAVVSEGSIYPVLMRLQKNNYVTTVLRKSPSGPKRKYYSITKEGKEELERFKKHWNKLSSGVFSLLKEGDDEDVI; via the coding sequence TTGTCTACGACTAGTCAAATGCTAAAAGGTTTATTAGATGGAAGTTTACTTGCATTGATCGCAAAAGGGGAAACTTATGGCTATGAAATTACAGAAAAGTTGAAAGAGCATCACTTTGCTGTCGTAAGTGAAGGGAGTATTTATCCTGTATTAATGCGATTACAAAAGAACAATTATGTAACAACTGTGCTAAGAAAATCACCAAGTGGGCCGAAAAGAAAATATTATTCTATTACAAAAGAGGGAAAAGAAGAACTAGAGAGGTTTAAAAAACATTGGAATAAGCTGTCATCTGGTGTATTTTCACTACTAAAAGAAGGAGATGACGAGGATGTTATCTAA
- a CDS encoding DUF1129 family protein: MLSKKANQFMIELKMYLMSKGKKDKEINEILDELEDHLIQAEAEGKSIRDITGDSPRAYMKSVGQEMSFDGKQFLSLVPMTALLLIAFMAFTPSIQGDFSLSKIGVWGAVIGMVLSFALYGFLFTRVLPKVLYSKWFYVIVMIAYVILTGFFVLVFLFDKNPFFVATPLQNNLILIGCIAVFIIWSLYAKTWITILIPFIMSVGPMGARFVPPEINEDPIFITIAIVILLPITIAGFYFLYRKEKA; encoded by the coding sequence ATGTTATCTAAGAAAGCAAATCAATTTATGATTGAATTAAAGATGTATTTGATGTCAAAGGGGAAGAAGGATAAAGAAATTAATGAAATTTTAGATGAATTAGAGGATCATTTAATACAAGCAGAGGCAGAAGGTAAAAGTATTCGAGATATCACTGGAGATTCTCCGCGGGCATATATGAAAAGTGTTGGTCAAGAAATGAGCTTTGATGGAAAACAATTCTTAAGTTTAGTTCCTATGACTGCCTTACTATTAATAGCATTTATGGCTTTTACTCCATCTATCCAAGGTGACTTCTCTCTTTCTAAAATAGGTGTGTGGGGAGCAGTTATTGGAATGGTCCTATCATTTGCTCTCTATGGATTTTTATTCACACGTGTTTTGCCAAAGGTTTTATATTCTAAATGGTTTTATGTCATCGTTATGATAGCTTATGTAATTTTAACTGGTTTTTTTGTGCTAGTATTTCTATTTGATAAAAACCCATTTTTTGTAGCAACTCCATTACAAAATAATCTAATATTAATTGGATGTATTGCTGTTTTTATTATTTGGTCTTTATATGCTAAAACTTGGATAACCATTCTTATCCCATTTATTATGTCAGTAGGACCAATGGGTGCTCGCTTTGTTCCTCCAGAAATTAATGAGGATCCAATTTTTATAACGATAGCAATTGTTATCCTTCTCCCGATAACAATTGCTGGATTTTATTTTCTATACCGAAAGGAAAAAGCATAA
- a CDS encoding MgtC/SapB family protein: MGQFTQAILGDNFSIIVIRLVIALILSGIIGFEREWNNHSAGFRTHILVGIGSCLMMLLSLYGFLHFLETYDNVRFDPARIPSYVISGIGFLGAGTIIVYGGTIRGLTTAASIWAVAGVGLVVGAGMYGPALVATIIILVSLVLLNRIEKAFQSRKKTTRIEMVVEQELDVSELIKILESHRITLADLEVEKMNNHLRTIFIKINNVEDKKLLELFEAISKLDSVNHVARLVG; this comes from the coding sequence ATGGGACAATTTACACAAGCAATATTAGGGGATAACTTTTCAATTATTGTTATTCGTTTGGTTATTGCCTTAATTTTGTCAGGAATCATTGGCTTTGAAAGAGAATGGAATAATCATTCAGCAGGTTTTCGTACACATATTCTCGTAGGTATAGGTTCTTGTCTCATGATGCTCTTATCCTTGTATGGATTCTTACATTTTCTAGAAACATATGATAATGTACGATTTGATCCTGCACGAATCCCGTCATATGTAATTAGTGGGATTGGATTCCTTGGTGCTGGAACGATTATTGTTTATGGTGGTACTATACGCGGTTTGACGACTGCAGCTTCTATATGGGCAGTAGCAGGAGTAGGGCTTGTTGTTGGAGCTGGGATGTATGGGCCAGCACTTGTAGCAACTATTATCATTTTAGTAAGTCTTGTTCTATTAAATCGAATTGAAAAAGCATTTCAATCCAGAAAAAAGACAACGCGAATTGAAATGGTTGTTGAACAGGAATTGGATGTATCAGAGCTGATAAAAATACTAGAATCACATCGAATTACGCTAGCAGATTTGGAAGTAGAGAAAATGAATAATCATTTAAGAACCATTTTTATTAAAATAAATAACGTAGAAGATAAAAAGCTGTTAGAATTATTTGAAGCCATTTCTAAGCTCGATTCCGTAAATCATGTAGCAAGACTAGTGGGATAG
- a CDS encoding ABC transporter ATP-binding protein produces MIEVTDLQREFQGGEESLQVLKHVQLSISTGEFVAIMGPSGSGKSTLLQLLGGLDTPTKGEVRINDIALHELSEKERTLFRRRNIGFIFQNYQLLPMLTVEENIAFPLDADNVPQVEIKSRVNRLLKAVGLEGKGDMFPNVLSGGQQQRIAIARALSNQPRIVLGDEPTGNLDRKTGTTILNLLSKMHQEEKQTIVMVTHDIFAAGYADRVIMLKDGRIEAEIEREEANKDELMASFLAELNA; encoded by the coding sequence ATGATTGAAGTGACAGATTTACAACGAGAGTTTCAGGGTGGAGAAGAAAGCCTCCAAGTATTAAAGCATGTACAATTATCTATTTCTACTGGAGAGTTTGTTGCCATTATGGGGCCAAGTGGTTCTGGTAAAAGTACCTTACTACAGCTACTCGGTGGTCTGGATACACCTACAAAAGGAGAAGTGCGTATCAACGATATTGCTCTACATGAACTTTCAGAGAAAGAACGAACATTATTCCGTCGTCGCAATATCGGGTTCATTTTTCAAAACTATCAACTTCTCCCAATGTTAACCGTAGAGGAAAATATTGCTTTTCCCTTGGACGCGGACAATGTTCCACAAGTGGAAATAAAATCACGTGTGAATCGGTTACTAAAAGCAGTGGGATTAGAAGGTAAAGGCGATATGTTTCCAAATGTGCTAAGTGGTGGACAACAGCAGAGAATTGCTATTGCTAGAGCTTTGTCAAACCAGCCTCGCATCGTATTAGGAGATGAACCAACAGGAAATCTCGATCGAAAAACTGGTACAACTATTTTAAATCTGCTTTCTAAAATGCATCAGGAAGAAAAACAAACCATCGTTATGGTTACTCATGATATTTTTGCTGCAGGATATGCAGACCGTGTCATTATGTTGAAAGACGGGAGAATAGAAGCGGAAATAGAACGAGAGGAGGCTAATAAAGATGAACTCATGGCGAGTTTCTTGGCGGAACTTAATGCGTAA
- a CDS encoding FtsX-like permease family protein: MNSWRVSWRNLMRKKWRSFLTLLAIILGVAATVSAFAMVQSTQSIISDYASQGQGNTDYYVFSQQGWTDTDYINQLSEEHVIEEVLGQSDQRLILDKEIWKKENAQLDVQAMGINDLENAIYDIIVLDGTLDGNGLVIDERTAELWNVEVGDEINFSLHAQETEESVQIQVDAVVENTVLLTNPQSWEEAENNEWHVFIGLDTLQAWTDTEGQAKQLLVLGAEGISHEQLGNHLRDFFPAEENMIVQPAIVDESQIATGFEELYASLYVAGGLSLLISAFILYNTLYISVVERRKEFALMKAVGYTPGQTRGYILREVFILSLMGTALGLGVGVLLSYGFMELLSEVFTNVLYELKIGIPLLIAAGAGLVIPIIAAWVPVMKASNTEVTDVFRETISKSERKPTFFLIIIGMLLLIPGFFWDDMLAFLPLFIGIAILFPFLFSSIIWLLLPVSKLLFQRAGKFSARNLNRQKLRTALTAAILSFGVTLLVFLSSMALSVSDSMSKLIEETIGGDVWITYDDSISEETFHTWQDIKGVKDAVTYSASSLLWHVDKEEKDMRVMNVNSVTAERMENFPVFQYNQGYEQLLRDLEESNTIALGREAFEQWGGDIGNTLTVETVDGTRDWTVVGLVDTSRNGGYVGFIHDEQMEKQLGFNDQNEALLLAENDTSSSIKTAIISEEDASLATVKTAEEQIDAFQQQTEDIFFILNVLIIFGMGIAGIGIANTLLMSTIERVPEFGTMRAIGSTKWQIQKTILSEAFFIGTGAAIIGSVIGIGIMFLTSVQESDFMLDIPFRISWLSILLAFVFSILVSVLACILPARRAAKVNISRALRYE, translated from the coding sequence ATGAACTCATGGCGAGTTTCTTGGCGGAACTTAATGCGTAAAAAATGGCGTTCCTTTTTAACGCTTTTAGCTATTATTCTTGGAGTAGCTGCAACGGTTTCAGCCTTTGCTATGGTTCAGAGTACTCAAAGTATTATCTCTGATTATGCAAGCCAAGGTCAGGGCAATACTGATTACTATGTATTTAGCCAGCAAGGTTGGACAGACACCGATTATATTAATCAGCTTTCCGAAGAGCATGTAATAGAAGAAGTATTGGGTCAATCAGATCAGCGATTAATATTGGATAAAGAAATATGGAAGAAAGAAAACGCTCAACTAGATGTCCAGGCAATGGGCATCAATGATTTAGAAAACGCGATTTATGATATTATCGTGTTGGATGGAACATTAGATGGGAACGGTCTTGTGATCGATGAACGTACAGCTGAGCTGTGGAATGTAGAGGTCGGTGATGAAATCAACTTTTCGCTGCATGCTCAAGAAACTGAAGAAAGCGTTCAGATACAAGTAGATGCTGTGGTGGAAAATACAGTTCTACTGACAAATCCGCAAAGCTGGGAAGAAGCAGAAAATAACGAATGGCATGTGTTCATAGGCTTAGATACGCTACAAGCATGGACAGATACAGAAGGACAAGCAAAACAGCTACTTGTACTGGGAGCAGAGGGTATCTCACATGAACAACTAGGGAATCATTTGAGAGATTTCTTTCCAGCTGAAGAGAATATGATTGTCCAGCCAGCTATAGTGGATGAGAGTCAAATTGCAACTGGGTTTGAAGAATTATATGCGAGTTTATACGTCGCTGGTGGTTTAAGTCTACTAATTAGTGCGTTTATTCTATATAACACGCTGTACATCAGTGTAGTAGAACGCCGAAAAGAATTTGCCTTAATGAAAGCAGTTGGTTATACACCAGGGCAAACACGCGGATATATTTTAAGAGAAGTCTTTATTCTCTCACTCATGGGAACAGCTTTGGGACTCGGAGTTGGAGTATTACTCTCCTATGGTTTTATGGAGCTTCTTTCAGAAGTATTTACAAATGTTTTATATGAATTAAAAATAGGAATACCGCTACTCATTGCCGCTGGTGCCGGATTGGTAATTCCAATTATCGCAGCATGGGTTCCTGTTATGAAGGCTTCCAACACAGAGGTAACAGATGTGTTTCGAGAAACCATTAGCAAATCAGAGAGAAAACCAACCTTCTTTTTAATTATAATAGGAATGCTTTTACTAATTCCTGGATTTTTTTGGGATGATATGCTAGCCTTTTTACCTTTGTTTATCGGTATTGCAATTCTGTTTCCATTCCTATTTAGTTCAATAATATGGCTGTTGCTGCCTGTTTCTAAACTATTGTTTCAACGAGCCGGAAAATTTTCTGCTCGTAACTTAAATCGTCAAAAATTGCGGACAGCATTAACAGCAGCTATTTTAAGTTTCGGAGTAACACTACTTGTCTTTCTCAGTTCAATGGCTTTATCTGTAAGTGATAGCATGTCTAAATTAATTGAAGAAACAATTGGTGGAGATGTATGGATTACTTATGATGATTCTATTTCAGAAGAAACATTCCATACCTGGCAAGATATTAAAGGTGTAAAAGACGCAGTAACTTACTCAGCATCTTCATTGCTTTGGCATGTAGATAAAGAAGAAAAGGATATGCGAGTTATGAATGTAAACAGTGTTACCGCAGAAAGAATGGAAAACTTCCCTGTTTTTCAGTATAATCAAGGTTATGAGCAATTGTTGCGTGATTTAGAAGAATCAAATACGATAGCCCTAGGAAGGGAAGCTTTTGAACAATGGGGCGGAGATATCGGTAATACGTTGACAGTAGAAACAGTAGATGGCACAAGGGACTGGACAGTAGTGGGGCTAGTCGATACATCTCGTAATGGAGGATATGTCGGTTTTATCCATGATGAACAGATGGAAAAGCAACTCGGTTTTAATGATCAAAACGAGGCCCTTTTATTAGCGGAAAATGATACGTCATCCTCTATCAAAACAGCAATTATATCAGAAGAGGATGCTTCGCTTGCAACTGTTAAAACAGCGGAAGAACAAATAGATGCATTTCAGCAGCAGACAGAGGATATCTTTTTCATATTAAATGTTTTGATTATCTTTGGAATGGGAATTGCCGGCATCGGTATCGCGAATACACTGTTGATGAGCACGATTGAACGGGTTCCTGAGTTCGGTACAATGAGGGCTATTGGCAGCACAAAATGGCAAATACAAAAGACCATTTTAAGTGAAGCATTCTTTATTGGAACAGGAGCAGCCATCATTGGTAGCGTGATAGGAATAGGAATTATGTTCCTAACATCTGTGCAGGAGAGTGACTTTATGTTAGATATTCCTTTCCGTATTTCCTGGTTGTCTATCCTGTTAGCATTTGTTTTCTCTATCTTAGTAAGTGTGCTCGCTTGTATCCTTCCTGCACGACGAGCAGCAAAAGTTAATATTAGCCGCGCATTGCGGTATGAGTGA
- a CDS encoding PadR family transcriptional regulator has product MSVKHAMLALLYEQPHHGYEIKTGFDDLVQKKWPLNPGQVYTTLDRLERDGLVDSPGSDEKDRKIYKITDAGKKEFMDWLYTPVEYSLLKNTFYFKWLCSQKVDVGQEKEMVEHQRKTIIKNILQLTKFKQQLEVENEQENMQLLVEGALLHLEADLKWLDMIKKK; this is encoded by the coding sequence ATGTCTGTAAAACATGCGATGTTAGCATTATTATATGAGCAGCCCCACCATGGGTACGAAATTAAAACCGGTTTTGATGATCTTGTTCAAAAAAAGTGGCCTCTAAACCCTGGGCAAGTCTATACAACACTTGATCGATTAGAGCGGGACGGGTTAGTGGATTCTCCTGGATCAGATGAAAAAGACCGGAAAATATACAAGATTACGGATGCAGGAAAAAAAGAATTCATGGATTGGCTGTATACTCCAGTCGAATATTCATTATTAAAGAATACCTTTTATTTTAAATGGTTATGCTCCCAAAAAGTAGATGTCGGTCAAGAAAAAGAAATGGTGGAGCATCAACGGAAAACAATTATTAAAAACATTTTACAGCTGACCAAATTTAAACAACAGCTAGAAGTGGAAAATGAACAAGAAAATATGCAATTGTTAGTAGAAGGCGCCTTACTTCATTTGGAAGCAGACTTAAAATGGCTGGATATGATTAAGAAAAAATAA
- a CDS encoding MerR family transcriptional regulator gives MYTIGEFGAKTGFSTRTLRFYEELGILYPSKRNESGHRLYGLEELATLQRIQSLKFIGYSLQEIKEMLDKEEITLENFADSLPVQRKVLVHKREEIDSAIAAIDQVQELLDDDFPLDWTVLTSLLHGMEFEEEQKAWMQEHFPDDFASFFTDISKEERKKLDREWLSILADVKKLMRENIPPHAQEAQQVLYDINELFLKMVPENVIVENIDKWEKQLESAEADDFIAPTFWSKEEEAYMEDIAKVMEENYKEEK, from the coding sequence ATGTATACCATCGGTGAATTTGGAGCAAAAACCGGATTTTCAACAAGGACGTTACGATTTTACGAGGAGCTTGGAATTCTTTATCCAAGTAAAAGAAATGAGAGCGGTCATCGATTATATGGCTTGGAAGAACTTGCCACTTTACAGCGTATTCAATCATTAAAGTTTATTGGTTACTCGCTTCAGGAAATTAAAGAAATGTTAGATAAAGAAGAGATTACTTTAGAAAACTTTGCAGATTCTCTACCTGTCCAAAGAAAAGTCTTAGTGCACAAACGTGAAGAAATAGACTCGGCCATTGCAGCTATTGATCAAGTACAAGAGCTTTTAGATGATGATTTTCCATTAGATTGGACTGTTCTCACTTCACTACTTCATGGAATGGAATTTGAAGAAGAACAAAAGGCTTGGATGCAAGAGCATTTTCCAGATGATTTTGCATCGTTTTTCACTGATATATCAAAAGAAGAGCGCAAAAAATTAGATAGAGAATGGCTTTCTATCCTAGCTGATGTAAAAAAGTTGATGAGAGAAAATATTCCTCCGCATGCTCAAGAGGCACAACAAGTTCTTTATGATATCAATGAATTATTCCTTAAAATGGTTCCAGAGAATGTCATTGTAGAAAATATTGATAAATGGGAAAAACAATTAGAATCTGCTGAAGCTGACGATTTTATCGCTCCAACCTTCTGGTCAAAAGAGGAAGAAGCCTATATGGAGGATATAGCAAAAGTCATGGAAGAAAATTATAAGGAAGAGAAGTAA